In a genomic window of Gossypium arboreum isolate Shixiya-1 chromosome 7, ASM2569848v2, whole genome shotgun sequence:
- the LOC108467106 gene encoding sulfated surface glycoprotein 185, which translates to MSGFFFTLLLCFIIFNCYSEGSHGYQQQQSAVVVGTVYCDTCFQSDISRPTHFISGATVAVECKDGKSSRASFRQQVKTNRHGEFKVHLPFSVSKHVKKIEGCEVKLIKSSEPYCAVASSATSSSLHLKSMKQGTHVFSAGFFTFKPFKQPTLCSQKPSVHPNQLLPPPILPPNPLLPPPILPPNPLLPPPALPPNPFQPPPAPLVPNPLQPPPAPLVPDPLQPPPAPAAPSLPPVPGLTPPPSSPSPPPDFPFPLPPFPFLPVPPFPGVPPSKSSP; encoded by the exons ATGTCTGGGTTTTTCTTTACATTGCTGCTTTGTTTCATCATTTTTAATTGTTACTCAGAGGGTAGCCATGGATATCAGCAACAGCAATCTGCTGTTGTTGTTGGAACTGTGTACTGTGATACATGTTTCCAGTCTGACATCTCAAGGCCAACCCATTTCATTTCAG GTGCAACTGTTGCAGTGGAATGCAAAGATGGGAAGAGCTCAAGGGCAAGCTTTAGGCAACAAGTGAAAACCAACAGGCATGGGGAATTCAAGGTTCATTTGCCTTTTTCAGTGAGCAAACATGTGAAGAAAATCGAGGGATGTGAAGTTAAACTGATTAAAAGCAGTGAGCCATATTGTGCAGTGGCCTCATCTGCTACTTCCTCTTCACTCCATCTCAAGTCAATGAAGCAAGGAACCCATGTTTTCTCAGCTGGGTTTTTCACCTTCAAGCCATTCAAACAACCAACCTTATGCAGCCAAAAACCAAGTGTTCATCCCAACCAGCTTCTTCCGCCGCCCATTCTTCCTCCAAACCCACTTCTGCCGCCGCCCATTCTTCCTCCAAACCCGCTTCTGCCACCCCCAGCGCTCCCTCCAAACCCATTTCAGCCGCCACCAGCTCCACTAGTTCCAAACCCATTGCAGCCTCCACCAGCTCCACTAGTTCCAGACCCATTGCAGCCTCCTCCAGCACCTGCAGCACCATCCTTGCCGCCTGTTCCAGGACTAACTCCCCCACCATCGTCCCCGTCTCCACCACCAGACTTCCCATTTCCTCTTCCACCATTCCCTTTCCTTCCTGTACCCCCCTTCCCAGGTGTGCCCCCATCGAAATCTTCTCCTTGA